A genome region from uncultured Roseibium sp. includes the following:
- the bluB gene encoding 5,6-dimethylbenzimidazole synthase, which translates to MPPVFDERFEQSFETLLHWRRDVRRFRTERLADGLLDRLLDLADLAPSVGNSQPWRVVLVEDADRKARIVAGFEAENRVALDAYEPDRAALYARLKLAGLREAPVHLAVFCDCETDQGHGLGRRTMPETLQYSVVGMIQTLWLAARIHGVGVGWVSIIDPAAVHDTLDVPADWQLVAYLCVGYPQEQHTDPELEREGWQGRTPLSTRIFRR; encoded by the coding sequence ATGCCGCCCGTATTCGATGAACGCTTCGAACAGTCTTTCGAGACGTTGTTGCACTGGCGCCGGGATGTGCGCAGGTTTCGCACAGAGCGGCTTGCGGATGGCCTGCTGGACAGGCTCCTTGACCTTGCAGACCTCGCGCCGTCGGTCGGAAACAGTCAGCCATGGCGTGTCGTTCTGGTAGAGGACGCCGATCGAAAGGCACGGATCGTCGCCGGGTTCGAGGCGGAAAACCGTGTCGCGCTGGACGCTTACGAGCCGGACAGGGCTGCGCTCTATGCCCGGCTGAAGCTTGCCGGACTTCGGGAAGCGCCTGTTCATCTGGCCGTATTTTGCGACTGTGAAACCGATCAGGGGCATGGGCTCGGACGACGCACCATGCCGGAAACCCTGCAGTATTCCGTAGTCGGCATGATCCAGACCCTCTGGCTCGCCGCACGCATCCACGGGGTTGGGGTGGGCTGGGTTTCCATTATTGACCCGGCTGCCGTACACGATACGTTAGACGTCCCGGCAGACTGGCAGTTGGTCGCGTACCTTTGTGTCGGCTACCCGCAAGAACAACATACAGACCCGGAACTTGAGCGCGAAGGCTGGCAGGGCCGAACCCCGCTCTCGACCCGGATTTTCAGGCGATGA
- a CDS encoding adenine phosphoribosyltransferase, giving the protein MNEKTAREELIESIRTIPDYPKEGILFRDITTLLGNAKAFRRAVDALVQPWAGSKVDQIAGIEARGFILGGAVAHQLSAGFVPIRKKGKLPHETVSVAYSLEYGLDEMEMHKDAIKPGDKVILVDDLIATGGTAEGACKLLQSMGAEIVAACFIIDLPDIGGRQKIEALGVPVRTLVEFSGH; this is encoded by the coding sequence ATGAATGAAAAGACTGCGCGGGAAGAATTGATCGAGTCCATCCGCACGATCCCTGACTATCCGAAGGAAGGCATCCTCTTCCGCGATATCACGACGCTTCTGGGCAACGCGAAGGCCTTCCGCCGGGCGGTGGATGCGCTTGTTCAGCCCTGGGCGGGATCCAAGGTCGATCAGATTGCCGGGATCGAGGCGCGCGGCTTTATCCTGGGCGGTGCCGTGGCGCACCAGCTGTCTGCCGGGTTCGTGCCGATCCGCAAGAAGGGGAAGCTTCCCCATGAAACGGTGAGTGTCGCCTATTCCCTGGAATACGGCCTTGACGAAATGGAAATGCACAAGGACGCCATCAAGCCCGGCGACAAGGTGATCCTGGTGGACGACCTGATCGCAACCGGGGGCACCGCGGAAGGGGCCTGCAAACTGTTGCAGTCCATGGGAGCGGAAATCGTGGCAGCCTGCTTCATCATCGATCTGCCGGATATCGGCGGACGACAGAAAATCGAAGCTCTCGGCGTTCCGGTCAGGACACTGGTCGAGTTTTCGGGACACTGA
- a CDS encoding S-methyl-5'-thioadenosine phosphorylase, whose amino-acid sequence MVKSVLGVVGGSGIYDLPGLENSEWVAVESPWGTPSDKVRIGTIDGLKVVFLPRHGQGHALSPTGINYRANIDVLKRCGVTDLVSVSACGSLKEEFAPGTFVLVDQFIDRTFAREKSFFGNGCVAHVSMAYPVSPKLVDCVEKAARAEDLLYRRGGTYLAMEGPQFSSLAESHLYRSWGCDVIGMTNMPEAKLAREAEICYATVAMITDYDSWHPDHGEVDIQTIIKVLKENAENAQRLVARIAKDLPREHEACPVGSDTALEFALMTAPEARDPELIAKLDAVAGRVLNR is encoded by the coding sequence ATGGTAAAATCAGTTCTCGGTGTCGTCGGGGGATCAGGGATTTACGACCTGCCCGGACTGGAAAACTCTGAATGGGTCGCGGTTGAAAGCCCCTGGGGAACACCGTCGGACAAGGTGCGCATCGGTACCATCGACGGGCTCAAGGTCGTTTTCCTGCCGCGGCACGGACAGGGGCATGCCCTTTCGCCCACCGGCATCAACTACCGCGCCAATATCGATGTCCTCAAACGTTGCGGCGTGACCGATCTCGTCTCGGTATCGGCCTGCGGCTCGCTCAAGGAAGAATTCGCTCCAGGCACCTTTGTGCTTGTCGACCAGTTCATTGACCGGACCTTTGCCCGTGAAAAGAGCTTCTTCGGCAACGGCTGTGTGGCGCATGTCTCCATGGCCTATCCGGTCAGCCCGAAACTGGTCGATTGCGTGGAAAAGGCTGCGCGGGCCGAAGACCTGCTCTACCGTCGGGGCGGCACCTATCTGGCGATGGAAGGACCGCAGTTCTCCTCGCTGGCGGAAAGCCACCTTTACCGCTCCTGGGGCTGCGACGTCATCGGCATGACCAACATGCCGGAAGCCAAGCTCGCCCGTGAGGCGGAGATCTGCTACGCCACCGTCGCCATGATCACCGATTATGACAGCTGGCATCCCGATCACGGAGAGGTCGATATCCAGACGATCATCAAGGTGCTGAAGGAAAACGCGGAGAACGCACAGCGGCTGGTCGCGCGGATCGCCAAGGACTTGCCGCGCGAGCACGAAGCCTGTCCGGTCGGGTCCGACACCGCGCTGGAATTCGCCCTTATGACCGCTCCCGAGGCGCGTGATCCGGAACTGATCGCGAAGCTGGATGCGGTCGCGGGACGCGTGCTGAACCGGTAA
- a CDS encoding cytochrome c1, giving the protein MSTMIKMVRAFAAVAVVATAAPALAAGDAPHIARQQWSFSGPFGTYDRAQLQRGFKIYQEVCSACHSLRLIAFRNLADEGGPSFTEEQAKTIAAEYTVEDGPNDDGDMYERPATLADRFPSPFPNEQAARASNSGAYPPDFSLLAKARAAHRGFPWFVFDAFTQYQEQGPDYIYALLTGYEEEVPEGVNVPEGKYYNHAFLGGPAIGMAPPLSDELVEYTDGTPMTLDQYAHDVAAFMMWAAEPHLEARKKTGFRVMVFLIVFAGLLYFTKKTLWRNVDH; this is encoded by the coding sequence ATGAGCACCATGATCAAAATGGTTCGTGCATTCGCCGCGGTCGCAGTTGTTGCGACCGCAGCTCCGGCGCTGGCCGCCGGTGACGCACCGCACATCGCGCGCCAGCAATGGTCGTTCTCCGGTCCTTTCGGGACTTATGACCGGGCACAGCTGCAGCGCGGCTTCAAGATCTATCAGGAAGTCTGTTCGGCCTGCCACAGCTTGCGTCTGATTGCTTTCCGCAATCTGGCTGACGAAGGCGGACCCAGCTTCACCGAGGAGCAGGCCAAGACGATCGCCGCCGAGTACACCGTCGAAGACGGCCCGAATGACGACGGCGACATGTACGAACGGCCGGCAACGCTCGCCGACCGGTTCCCGTCGCCGTTCCCGAACGAACAGGCCGCCCGTGCGTCCAACAGCGGCGCGTATCCGCCTGACTTCTCCTTGCTGGCAAAGGCGCGTGCCGCACACCGCGGGTTTCCGTGGTTCGTCTTCGATGCCTTTACCCAGTATCAGGAGCAGGGGCCGGACTATATCTACGCGTTGCTGACCGGTTATGAGGAAGAAGTACCTGAAGGCGTGAACGTTCCCGAAGGCAAGTACTACAACCATGCCTTCCTGGGCGGTCCCGCCATCGGCATGGCGCCTCCGTTGAGCGATGAGTTGGTCGAGTACACCGACGGCACCCCGATGACGCTCGACCAGTATGCCCATGACGTCGCCGCCTTCATGATGTGGGCTGCGGAGCCGCATCTGGAAGCACGCAAGAAGACCGGCTTTCGGGTCATGGTGTTCCTGATCGTGTTCGCCGGTTTGCTCTACTTCACCAAGAAGACGCTCTGGCGCAACGTCGACCACTAA
- a CDS encoding cytochrome b/b6 has protein sequence MAGHSNYVPQSAAAKWLESRLPVISLVRGSFVDFPTPKNLNYWWTFGGILFFVLIAQIITGIVLVMHYTPNTMLAFDSVEHIMRDVNFGWMLRYLHSNGASMFFIAVYIHIFRGLYYGSYKAPREISWILGVIIFLIMMGTAFMGYVLPWGQMSFWGATVITNLFSAIPLVGEAIRTWLWGGFAVDNPTLNRFFSLHYLLPFMIFGVVILHVWAFHTTGNNNPTGVQPKSKQDTIPFHPYYTIKDLFAIVVFMILFAWFAFYVPNYMGHPDNYIEANPLSTPAHIVPEWYFLPFYAILRAIPDKLGGVVAMFGAIAVLFVLPWLDTSKVRSGTYRPLFKQFFWIFAADCVALGYLGAMPAEGTYVIFSRIFTAYYFAHFLIILPLLGFLEKPRPLPASISEAVLKGGSGTPAGATSAPNTK, from the coding sequence ATGGCTGGACATTCTAATTACGTACCGCAGAGCGCTGCCGCCAAGTGGCTCGAGAGCCGTCTGCCGGTCATTTCGCTCGTTCGCGGCTCTTTCGTGGACTTCCCCACTCCGAAGAACCTGAATTACTGGTGGACCTTCGGCGGGATCCTGTTCTTCGTGCTGATCGCCCAGATCATCACCGGGATCGTGCTGGTCATGCACTATACGCCGAACACGATGCTGGCCTTCGACAGTGTCGAACACATCATGCGTGACGTGAACTTCGGCTGGATGCTGCGCTACCTGCACTCCAACGGCGCCTCGATGTTCTTCATCGCCGTCTACATCCATATTTTCCGCGGTCTCTACTACGGCTCCTACAAGGCGCCGCGCGAGATTTCGTGGATTCTCGGCGTGATCATCTTCCTGATCATGATGGGCACCGCGTTCATGGGCTACGTTCTGCCCTGGGGCCAGATGTCCTTCTGGGGCGCGACGGTGATCACCAACCTGTTCTCGGCCATCCCGCTGGTGGGTGAGGCGATCCGGACCTGGCTGTGGGGCGGTTTCGCCGTCGACAATCCGACGCTGAACCGTTTCTTCTCGCTGCACTACCTGCTGCCGTTCATGATCTTCGGCGTGGTCATCCTGCACGTTTGGGCTTTCCACACCACGGGTAACAACAACCCGACCGGTGTTCAGCCGAAGTCGAAGCAGGATACGATCCCGTTCCATCCGTACTATACGATCAAGGACCTGTTCGCGATTGTCGTGTTCATGATCCTGTTCGCCTGGTTCGCCTTCTATGTGCCGAACTACATGGGCCACCCGGACAACTACATCGAGGCCAATCCGCTTTCGACCCCGGCGCATATCGTGCCTGAATGGTACTTCCTGCCGTTCTACGCGATCCTGCGCGCCATTCCGGATAAGCTCGGCGGCGTCGTCGCCATGTTCGGTGCGATTGCGGTGCTGTTCGTGCTGCCCTGGCTCGATACGTCCAAGGTCCGTTCCGGCACCTACCGTCCCCTGTTCAAGCAGTTCTTCTGGATCTTCGCCGCGGACTGCGTCGCGCTCGGCTATCTCGGCGCCATGCCGGCAGAGGGCACGTACGTGATCTTCTCCCGGATCTTCACGGCCTACTACTTCGCACACTTCCTGATCATTCTTCCGCTGCTGGGGTTCCTGGAAAAGCCACGGCCGCTGCCAGCCTCGATCTCGGAAGCGGTTTTGAAGGGTGGTTCCGGAACCCCGGCCGGTGCGACTTCCGCGCCGAACACCAAGTGA
- the petA gene encoding ubiquinol-cytochrome c reductase iron-sulfur subunit — protein MAHTDTAEPTRRDFLYIATGAMGAVGVGALAWPFIDQMNPDASALALASIEVDVSAIEEGQSITVKWRGKPVFIRYRTAEEIAEATAVPIADLPDPLARNLNLPDTAEATDPNRAAKGMEPWLIMVGICTHLGCVPIGEQGDFGGWFCPCHGSHYDTAGRIRKGPAPENLLIPPYEFVSDAKIKIG, from the coding sequence TTGGCACATACGGATACGGCGGAACCGACCCGCCGCGACTTCCTCTATATTGCGACCGGCGCAATGGGCGCGGTGGGTGTAGGAGCGTTGGCATGGCCGTTCATCGACCAGATGAATCCGGATGCCTCTGCACTGGCCCTGGCTTCCATCGAGGTCGATGTTTCTGCCATTGAGGAAGGGCAGTCGATCACAGTTAAATGGCGCGGTAAGCCGGTCTTTATCCGTTACCGCACCGCCGAAGAGATCGCGGAAGCCACGGCTGTTCCGATCGCCGATCTGCCCGATCCGCTCGCGCGCAATTTGAACCTGCCCGATACCGCGGAAGCCACCGACCCCAACCGGGCCGCCAAGGGCATGGAACCCTGGCTGATCATGGTTGGCATCTGTACCCACCTTGGTTGTGTGCCTATCGGCGAGCAAGGCGATTTCGGTGGCTGGTTCTGTCCCTGCCATGGTTCGCACTACGACACCGCCGGCCGTATCCGCAAGGGCCCGGCGCCCGAGAATTTGCTCATTCCGCCGTACGAATTCGTGTCTGACGCGAAGATCAAGATCGGTTAA
- a CDS encoding ABC transporter ATP-binding protein: MFERFENLIDPFEKTGLDVPPKGFVAFCWYYTKPAWKILAGVAVLGALVAVMEVLIFTFLGDLVNWLEKGDKQTFLADNWPALAGMSLVLLVLRPLLETAWQFLFHQGLMATYPMSIRWRVHRYLLRQSISFYQNDFAGRIANKLMQTALGVREVVTRIADILVYVVVYFTAAVFVVASANLWFIAPFLTWLAAYLVVIRVFIPKLRDVSKEQADARSLMTGHVVDAYTNISTVKLFSHADREEVYAKASMSTFLATVFGQMRLVTLLNIALTSINMLLLFSTGALSIALWQSGTVSTGDIAIAVALVLRLQGMSHWILWELAGLFENVGTVQDGISTISRERDVRDAPDATDLEVPRGEIRFETIRFHYGKQAGVIEGLDLTIRPGEKIGLIGRSGAGKSTLVNLLLRFYDLEGGRILVDGQDIAGVRQDALRENVGVVTQDTSLLHRSIFENVAYGRPEASREAVQTALEKAHALEFVHGLSDQAGRTGLDAHVGERGVKLSGGQRQRIAIARVLLKNAPILILDEATSALDSEVEVAIQESLFDLMEGKTVIAIAHRLSTIAAMDRLIVMDRGRIIEEGTHESLLEKKGLYAQLWSHQSGGFMAPVQAAE; this comes from the coding sequence GTGTTTGAACGGTTTGAAAATCTGATCGATCCTTTCGAGAAAACCGGGCTCGACGTGCCGCCGAAAGGCTTTGTCGCCTTCTGCTGGTATTACACGAAACCGGCCTGGAAGATCCTTGCGGGCGTGGCCGTGCTCGGTGCCCTGGTCGCGGTGATGGAAGTCCTGATCTTCACCTTCCTCGGAGACCTGGTGAACTGGCTGGAAAAGGGCGACAAGCAGACTTTCCTGGCCGACAACTGGCCGGCTCTGGCCGGGATGAGCCTCGTTCTGCTCGTATTGCGGCCGCTGCTTGAAACAGCGTGGCAGTTTCTGTTCCACCAGGGGCTGATGGCGACCTATCCGATGTCCATCCGCTGGCGGGTGCACCGTTACCTGCTGCGCCAGAGCATCTCCTTCTACCAGAACGACTTTGCGGGCCGGATCGCCAACAAGCTGATGCAGACCGCGCTGGGCGTGCGCGAGGTGGTGACCCGGATTGCCGATATCCTGGTTTACGTCGTCGTCTATTTCACCGCCGCGGTCTTTGTCGTCGCCAGCGCCAACCTCTGGTTCATCGCGCCCTTCCTCACCTGGCTTGCGGCCTATCTGGTCGTGATCCGGGTGTTCATTCCGAAGCTCCGGGACGTGTCGAAGGAGCAGGCGGATGCGCGTTCGCTGATGACCGGTCACGTGGTCGACGCCTATACCAATATATCGACGGTCAAGCTGTTTTCCCACGCGGACCGGGAAGAGGTCTACGCGAAGGCGTCGATGTCGACGTTCCTGGCCACGGTGTTCGGACAGATGCGGCTCGTGACGCTTCTGAACATCGCACTGACCAGCATCAACATGCTGCTCCTGTTTTCGACAGGGGCACTTTCCATCGCATTGTGGCAAAGCGGAACCGTCTCGACGGGGGATATCGCGATCGCCGTGGCGCTGGTCTTGCGTCTTCAGGGCATGTCCCACTGGATCCTTTGGGAACTGGCGGGCCTGTTTGAAAACGTCGGGACCGTTCAGGACGGCATTTCGACGATTTCGCGGGAGCGTGACGTGCGCGACGCGCCGGACGCGACCGACCTTGAGGTGCCGCGCGGCGAAATCCGTTTCGAGACCATCCGCTTTCACTACGGCAAGCAGGCCGGAGTGATCGAAGGCCTCGATCTGACGATCCGGCCGGGTGAGAAGATCGGTCTGATCGGACGGTCGGGCGCGGGCAAGTCGACGCTGGTCAACCTGCTGCTGCGGTTCTACGACCTGGAAGGCGGCCGGATCCTGGTCGATGGTCAGGATATCGCCGGCGTGCGCCAGGATGCCCTTCGGGAAAATGTCGGCGTCGTGACGCAGGATACCTCGCTGCTGCACCGCTCGATCTTCGAGAACGTGGCCTATGGCCGTCCGGAGGCAAGCCGGGAGGCCGTGCAGACCGCGCTGGAAAAGGCTCATGCGCTCGAATTCGTGCACGGTCTCAGCGATCAGGCGGGACGCACTGGTCTGGACGCCCATGTGGGCGAGCGCGGTGTGAAACTCTCCGGCGGGCAGCGGCAGCGGATCGCGATTGCGCGGGTTCTACTCAAGAATGCGCCGATCCTGATCCTCGACGAGGCGACATCGGCACTGGACTCGGAAGTCGAAGTCGCTATCCAGGAGAGCCTGTTCGACCTGATGGAAGGCAAGACGGTGATCGCGATCGCTCACCGCCTGTCGACCATTGCAGCCATGGACCGCCTGATCGTCATGGATCGTGGCAGAATTATCGAGGAAGGCACGCATGAAAGCCTTCTGGAGAAGAAAGGGCTCTACGCGCAGCTGTGGTCGCATCAGTCCGGAGGGTTCATGGCGCCTGTGCAGGCGGCGGAATAA
- a CDS encoding methyl-accepting chemotaxis protein, with protein sequence MTISIPGRFVAMVVTAAAIMMGGTGFAFYTFRQALIGEIGNADSAAAFISGNVAGKVDGLIIDQMITIALVCTPVGIAFLGLAFVLAMGVARPLKRLQRGLDRLSDGDLDIEIDGAERGDEIGAIARSITGFRQKLAERSAEAAQQQAVHQEQLSEERRILMQDIADDFEHSVANAVQALSRAAETVGRNSEELQGAVGSSLDAVDGVGDACISANTSVGSLTSSATQLSQSIANISRDVDSASEIADNAVREARKTDEIVGRLSETGRAIGEIVELISQIASQTNLLALNATIEAARAGDAGRGFAVVANEVKALAEQTTRATEDISSQVASVQDVAEQSEEAMRTIASTIDQISDLSRRIREAVEEQETATHEIERNADIAMSSSERVASNIGTLSSAMDASSTATSEMLEASSDLSGISHGLEKQVAQFLQNIRVA encoded by the coding sequence GTGACGATATCAATTCCCGGCCGTTTCGTTGCAATGGTCGTCACCGCTGCCGCCATCATGATGGGCGGAACGGGCTTCGCCTTCTATACCTTCCGTCAGGCTTTGATCGGCGAAATCGGGAACGCCGACTCCGCGGCGGCGTTCATCTCCGGAAATGTTGCCGGCAAGGTCGACGGCCTCATCATCGACCAGATGATTACGATTGCCCTGGTGTGTACGCCGGTCGGGATAGCCTTTCTCGGTCTCGCGTTTGTCCTTGCCATGGGCGTGGCGCGGCCGCTGAAGCGGCTTCAGCGCGGACTGGACCGGCTTTCGGACGGCGATCTGGATATCGAAATAGACGGAGCGGAGCGCGGGGACGAGATCGGTGCGATCGCCCGTTCCATCACCGGCTTCCGCCAGAAGCTTGCCGAACGCTCCGCGGAGGCAGCACAGCAGCAGGCGGTCCATCAGGAGCAACTGAGCGAAGAACGCCGGATCCTGATGCAGGACATCGCCGATGACTTCGAGCATTCAGTCGCCAATGCGGTGCAGGCCTTGTCCCGCGCGGCGGAAACGGTCGGCCGCAATTCCGAAGAGCTGCAAGGTGCTGTTGGCTCGTCGCTTGATGCGGTGGACGGGGTCGGCGATGCCTGCATTTCCGCGAATACGTCCGTCGGGTCTCTGACGTCTTCGGCGACGCAGCTGTCACAGTCGATCGCCAATATCAGCAGGGATGTGGATAGTGCATCCGAAATTGCGGACAATGCGGTCCGCGAAGCGCGCAAGACGGATGAGATCGTCGGCCGGTTGTCGGAAACCGGGCGGGCGATCGGCGAGATTGTCGAGTTGATCAGCCAGATTGCGAGCCAGACGAACCTGCTGGCCCTGAACGCGACCATTGAGGCCGCAAGGGCAGGGGACGCCGGACGGGGCTTCGCGGTGGTCGCCAACGAGGTGAAGGCCCTGGCCGAGCAGACGACGCGGGCGACGGAAGATATCTCCAGTCAGGTCGCCTCGGTCCAGGACGTGGCCGAACAGTCCGAAGAAGCCATGCGGACGATTGCCAGTACCATCGACCAGATCAGCGACCTGTCCCGGAGGATCCGCGAAGCCGTGGAAGAGCAGGAAACGGCGACGCATGAAATCGAACGGAACGCCGATATCGCCATGTCCAGTTCCGAGCGGGTAGCGTCGAATATCGGGACCCTGTCATCTGCGATGGATGCGAGCAGCACTGCCACGTCGGAGATGCTGGAGGCCTCGAGTGATCTGTCCGGTATTTCTCACGGACTTGAAAAGCAGGTCGCGCAATTCCTGCAAAACATCCGGGTCGCTTAG
- a CDS encoding ABC transporter ATP-binding protein — MTPIFRLFESWIDPFRPAPDAPLPQGGRAFLLHFVRQAKWPLFLTLVFGGLSAGIEASVYAFIGSIVDMMQTGDRATFFQAHGSVLLGMLFVVLVARAFVAIMNSLLEEQVIVPSFFNLVRWQAHQQVMNQSLSYFHDELSGRLSQKVWQAGQAVGDFMVSLLQVAWYIAVYALTTIFLIADLDWRLGAIVVVWLGVFVVAARHFVPRVRQEAKKVAHAGSGVTGRLVDTYTNIQTIKLFGSRQEENRGALAAFGQFLHQLKRFTRVLTTIRVVMNILNGVMISLVAALALNLWQQNTISTGDVAFTLGLVLRMHFLLNRLFGQLNGLFRNMGTIQDSAETIVKPVAVRDRADAPDLLVSKGRIAFEGVQFHYGKAGGVIDHLDLTIEPGERVGLVGPSGAGKTTMASLLLRFYDPESGRITIDGTDIATVTQQSLRQAIGMVTQDTSLLHRSLGENIRYGRPSASDEEIRQAARRAHALDFIETLEDRQGQRGFDALVGERGVKLSGGQRQRVAIARVLLKNAPILVLDEATSALDSEVEAAIQANLQELMAGKTVIAIAHRLSTIAQMDRLVVMDKGAIVQQGSHDVLLRDRGGLYAQLWQRQSGGFLNEEAKASVSLAEAGSF, encoded by the coding sequence GTGACACCGATTTTCAGACTGTTCGAATCCTGGATTGATCCGTTTCGGCCCGCACCGGACGCTCCTTTGCCCCAGGGGGGGCGGGCCTTTCTGCTGCATTTCGTCCGGCAGGCCAAATGGCCGTTGTTCCTGACGCTTGTTTTCGGCGGGCTTTCCGCGGGCATCGAAGCCTCGGTCTATGCGTTTATCGGTTCCATTGTCGACATGATGCAGACCGGCGACCGGGCGACCTTCTTTCAGGCGCATGGTTCCGTGCTTTTGGGGATGCTGTTCGTGGTGCTGGTGGCCCGCGCCTTTGTCGCCATCATGAATTCCCTTCTCGAAGAACAGGTGATCGTTCCAAGCTTCTTTAATCTGGTCCGCTGGCAGGCCCATCAGCAGGTCATGAACCAGAGCCTGAGCTATTTTCATGACGAGCTGTCGGGCCGCCTCTCCCAGAAGGTCTGGCAGGCAGGGCAGGCCGTGGGAGACTTCATGGTCTCCCTTCTGCAGGTCGCCTGGTATATTGCCGTCTATGCGCTCACGACCATCTTCCTGATCGCCGATCTCGACTGGAGGCTGGGGGCTATCGTCGTCGTCTGGCTCGGCGTCTTCGTCGTGGCGGCGCGCCATTTCGTTCCCAGGGTGCGGCAGGAGGCGAAAAAGGTGGCCCATGCCGGGTCCGGTGTCACCGGGCGCCTGGTGGACACCTACACCAATATCCAGACGATCAAGCTGTTCGGATCGCGGCAGGAGGAAAACCGAGGGGCGCTTGCGGCCTTCGGTCAATTTCTTCATCAGCTCAAGCGGTTCACGCGGGTTCTGACCACGATCCGCGTGGTGATGAATATCCTCAACGGTGTGATGATCTCGCTCGTGGCGGCGCTGGCGCTCAATCTCTGGCAGCAGAACACGATCTCGACCGGGGACGTGGCATTCACGCTTGGACTGGTTCTGCGTATGCACTTTTTGCTGAACCGGCTTTTCGGCCAGCTCAACGGCCTGTTCCGAAATATGGGAACGATTCAGGACAGTGCCGAAACGATCGTCAAACCGGTCGCGGTCCGCGACAGGGCGGATGCGCCGGACCTGCTCGTCTCCAAAGGGCGGATCGCATTTGAAGGCGTGCAGTTCCATTACGGCAAGGCCGGTGGTGTGATCGATCATCTGGATCTGACCATCGAGCCGGGCGAGCGCGTCGGTCTTGTCGGGCCTTCCGGAGCCGGGAAAACCACCATGGCAAGCCTGCTGCTCCGGTTTTACGATCCGGAATCGGGGAGGATCACGATCGACGGCACCGATATTGCCACGGTGACACAGCAATCCCTGCGGCAGGCCATCGGCATGGTCACGCAGGATACCTCTCTTTTGCATCGGTCCCTTGGCGAGAATATCCGTTATGGTCGGCCCTCGGCGAGCGACGAGGAGATCCGGCAGGCCGCACGCCGCGCCCATGCGCTCGACTTCATCGAAACGCTCGAGGACCGCCAGGGGCAGCGCGGGTTCGATGCTCTTGTCGGCGAACGCGGCGTCAAACTGTCGGGCGGCCAACGGCAAAGGGTCGCGATTGCCAGAGTTCTTCTTAAGAATGCGCCGATCCTGGTGCTGGACGAGGCGACGTCCGCGCTCGATTCCGAGGTGGAAGCGGCAATCCAGGCGAATTTGCAGGAGCTGATGGCGGGGAAGACGGTCATCGCCATCGCACACCGGTTGTCGACGATTGCCCAGATGGACCGCCTTGTCGTCATGGACAAGGGCGCCATCGTGCAGCAGGGCAGCCATGACGTGCTGTTGCGGGACCGCGGCGGCCTCTACGCCCAACTCTGGCAGCGCCAGTCGGGCGGTTTTCTGAATGAAGAGGCCAAGGCTTCCGTATCTTTGGCTGAAGCCGGCTCGTTTTAG
- a CDS encoding tRNA (cytidine(34)-2'-O)-methyltransferase encodes MPDIALFQPDIPQNTGTILRLAACLGVRVHLIEPAGFPLSDSALKRAGMDYLERAALQHHITFDAFEDWRRGTDRRLILLTTKSAKAYTGCTFRDTDILLMGRESAGVPDAVHALADERVTIPMVEGMRSINVAVSAGIVLGEALRQTDCFPD; translated from the coding sequence ATGCCGGACATAGCCCTTTTCCAGCCCGATATCCCGCAAAACACTGGTACGATTTTACGTCTGGCCGCCTGCTTGGGTGTTCGCGTTCATCTGATCGAACCTGCCGGTTTTCCGTTGTCCGACAGCGCCCTGAAGCGGGCGGGAATGGATTACCTGGAACGTGCGGCACTCCAACACCACATCACCTTCGACGCCTTCGAGGACTGGCGCCGGGGGACAGACAGGCGTCTGATTCTGCTCACCACAAAATCGGCAAAAGCTTATACCGGCTGCACATTCCGCGATACCGATATCTTGCTGATGGGACGGGAATCGGCAGGCGTGCCCGACGCGGTGCACGCCCTTGCGGACGAGCGGGTGACGATCCCGATGGTCGAAGGCATGCGATCGATCAACGTGGCCGTCTCCGCCGGCATCGTGCTCGGCGAGGCCCTGCGTCAAACGGACTGTTTTCCCGACTGA